The following is a genomic window from Ethanoligenens harbinense YUAN-3.
AGAATCTCCCCGCGGATGCGGTAAGTGGCAAATGTGGAGAACTGCACACCCTTATCGCTGTCGAACTTCTCGATAGCCTTGATGAGACCGATGGTGCCGCAGCTGGTCAGGTCGTCGCTTTCGGCATAGCTGCCGCTCACCGACATCACCCGGTGCACGATGGCGCGCACCAGCCAGCCGTAGTGCAGCACCAGCCGGTTGCGCGCTTCCCGGCTGCGCGTTTCGCGGTAGACCTGCCAAAGCGGCTCGCTTTCTTCCTGTGTCGTTTCGCTCACGTCTTCACCACCTCACAGCCGCCTGCGATGCGTTCGTCAGGCCGCCACGGCGCCGAGCGCCTGCAATTTGACATCATTTTCTAACTCATTATAACTGATAACCGCCAGATCCGGCAATGCCTGTTCGGTCAATCGCTTGAGATACAGGCGGGTCTGGGGCGCGGCCAGCACCACCGGCTCAATGCCCGCGTCGCCGCACCGGCCCACCAGGGCGGTGAGGTTGTCGATGATGGCCTGCGCCTTGTCCGGCTCGATGGCCAGGTAGGCGCCGCTGTCGGTCTGGCGCACGCTCTGGTTGATGAGCTGCTCCACCTGCGGGTCCACCGTGATGACCTGCAGCTCGCCATGCGGCGCATACCGGTGCGAAATGGTGCGCCGCAGCCCCTGCCTTGCGAATTCGGAAAGCAGATCGGCATCCTTGATCTTGGGAGCGTGGTCGGCCAGCGTTTCCAGTATGCCCACCATGTCGCGGATGGGAACGGATTCGCGCAGGAGGTTCTGCAGCACTTTCTGCAGCTCGCCCACGGTGAGCTTATTCGGAATGAGTTCCTCCACCAGGGAGGCGTTGTTCTTCTTGACGGTGTCGAGCAGCGCGTTGACCTCTTTGCGCCCGAGCATCTCCCATGCATGGCGGCGGATGATCTCGGAAAGATGGGTCATCATAACGGCCGCCGGGTCGATTACCGTATAGCCTTTCAGCTCCGCCTCACTGCGCTTTTCGGGCGAGATCCAGCGCGCCTTGAGACCGAACGCGGGCTCCACGGTGTCCACGCCGTCCACGTCGAACGTGTCCGCCGAGGGGTTCATGATGAGCAGGCTGCCCGCCAGCAGCTCGCCCCGCGCCACCTCCTCGCCGCGAATCTTGATCACATACGTGTTGTTACCGAGCTGGATGTTGTCACGCATCCGCACGCTGGGAATGACCATGCCGGTATCCAGCGCGAACTGCTTGCGGAACATGACCACCTTGTCCACAAACGTGCCGCCCTGCGATTCATCCACCAGCGGGATGAGACTGTAGCCAAACTCCATCTCGATAGTCTCGACCTCAAGATACTGGTAGACGTTTTCCGGATTCTGAAGTTTTTTCAGCTCGGCGTCGGCCGCGGGCACCGCCGCTGCCGCGGCAGCGGCGGCCGGCGCCATGGCGGCGCGCTTCTGCCGCCTGTCCACCACAAAGCTGAGGACGATGAACAGCGCGCCCTCCAGGAACAGCACCGGCGCGGGAAAACCGGGCAGAAACATGATGAACAGCAGCACGCCCCCGGTGATGCGCAGCACCAGCGGGCGGGAAAGCAGTTGGGAGGCGAGGTCCTGGCTGATGTTGGCGTCCGAGGCGGCGCGGGTGACGATGAGACCGGTGGCCACCGAGATGAGCAGCGCCGGCAACTGGGCCAGCAGCCCCTCGCCGATGGTCGCCTGCGTGTAGGTGGTGAGCACCTTCTGAATATCCTCCCCGGCCACCAGCCCGGAGATAACGCCGCCCACGATGTTGATGATGACGATGAGGATGGCAACGGTGGCATCGCCCTTGACGAACTTGGAGGCGCCGTCCATCGAACCATAGAAATCCGCTTCGCGCTGGATATTGGTGCGGCGGCGGCGCGCCTCGGGCTCGGTGATGATACCGGCGTTGAGGTCGGCGTCGATGGCCATCTGCTTGCCGGGCATGGCATCGAGGGTGAAACGGGCGGCCACCTCGGCCACGCGCTCGGAGCCCTTGGTGATGACGATGAACTGCACCACCACGATGATGAGGAACACGACCACGCCCACCACCAGGTTGCCCTTGATGACGAAGCTGCCGAATGCAGCGATGACCTCACCCGCGTCGCCGCTGTTGCCGAGGATGAGGCGGGTGGCCGAAATCTCCAGCGCCAGGCGGAACAGTGTCGTCATCAACAGCAGAGAGGGAAAGATGGAAAACTGCAGCGTATCCTTGATGAACAGCGCCGTGAGCAAAATGACGACGCCGATGGACAGGTTGAGCATGAACAGGAAATCGAGCACGCCCGCCGGCACGGGGATGATGATGAGGAAGATCACACAGATCAGCCCGATGGACACCGCGCTGCTTTTCAGCCATTTCATAACCGCTCGCCTCCTTTCCGTCCGCCTTACCTGCGGCCGGCCCGCCGCAGCTTGTAGATGTAGGCGAGCACTTCCGCGACCGCCTTGTAAAACTCCGCCGGGATCTGCCCGCCCACTTCCACCGCCTGATAGAGCGCGCGGGTGAGCGGCGGGTCTTCCCGGATATACACATGGTTCTCTTCCGCGATCTCCACGATGCGCAGCGCCACGGCGTTCCGCCCCTTGGCCACGCAGACCGGCGCGCGCTGCTTGCCGTGTTCATACTTGAGCGCCACGGCGAAGTGCGTGGGGTTGCGCAGCACCACGTCGGCCTTCGGTACGTCCTGCATCATGCGGCGGCGCGCCATCTGACGCTGCAGGTTCTTGATCTTCCCCTTGATTTCGGGGTTACCTTCCATCTGCTTGTATTCTTCCTTGATCTCTTCCTTGGTCATGCGGATATCTTTTTCATACTGAAACCACTGGTAAAAATAATCAATGGCACCGAGCAGCAGCATCACGCCCGCCACCTTGATGCCGATATCCGCCAGGATGCCGGCCACCCAGGAAAACGACTGCGCCAGGCTCATGTTATACAGCAGGAGAATGGTGTGCATCTGGGGCTGGATCTCGAAATAGACCACCGCGCCCACCAGCACGACCTTCAGGATGGATTTGCCCAGCTCCACAAGCGACCGCACCGAGAACAGACGCTTGATACCCTCCAGCGGGTTGAGGCGGGAAAGATCCGGCTTGAGCTGGTCCAGCGAGACAAGCAGCCGAGTCTGCGCCAGCGTGGTGGCCACCGTGGCGGCAAACGCCACCAGCATCACGGGCACCGCCACCCCGATGAGCACCGACAGGGCGGCTGTCATCCGCGCGCGCATGTCCTCGTATCCGGACACGGCGGACGTGAGGTTCGCCAGCATGCCGCGCATCCCGTCCGACAGGCTCTTGATCATGGACGGCCCCATCACGCGCAGCACCGCAAACGTGCCGAGCATGGCTACGGCGGAGGTGACATCCGGGCTCTGGACCACATGGCCTTTTTTCCGTTCGTCTTCCCGTCGTTTCGGGGTGGCTTTTTCGGTTTTGTCCCCCGCGGACGCTTCGGGCATGCCGTTCCCCCCTTTTTCACCGTTTTGGGCGCGGCACTAGGCCAGCAGCCGGATGAATGCGGCGACCTTTTCCAGCAGGAACGTGACCAGCCCGTTGCACATGCTCACCGTGACCGGCACCGCCACCAGCAGCACGACGATGCCCACGATGGCTTGGATCTGGATGCCGAACGCGAAGATATTGATGGACGGTACGGCCCGCATGATAAGACCGATGGCCACCACGCAGATGAGCTCCACCGCGATGATCGGGATGGCCATGCGCAAACCCATCTCCAGCATGTCCCCGCCCATGTTCACCACGAACTGCGCGGCCCCCGGGGTGATGCCCGCCGCCCCCGGCGCAACGACATGGAATGAATCGGCCAGCATGGCGAACAGGGAAAGGTGCGCATTGCCGGCAAAGAACACCAGCAGGAGCACCAGGTTGTAAAAA
Proteins encoded in this region:
- the flhB gene encoding flagellar biosynthesis protein FlhB, whose amino-acid sequence is MPEASAGDKTEKATPKRREDERKKGHVVQSPDVTSAVAMLGTFAVLRVMGPSMIKSLSDGMRGMLANLTSAVSGYEDMRARMTAALSVLIGVAVPVMLVAFAATVATTLAQTRLLVSLDQLKPDLSRLNPLEGIKRLFSVRSLVELGKSILKVVLVGAVVYFEIQPQMHTILLLYNMSLAQSFSWVAGILADIGIKVAGVMLLLGAIDYFYQWFQYEKDIRMTKEEIKEEYKQMEGNPEIKGKIKNLQRQMARRRMMQDVPKADVVLRNPTHFAVALKYEHGKQRAPVCVAKGRNAVALRIVEIAEENHVYIREDPPLTRALYQAVEVGGQIPAEFYKAVAEVLAYIYKLRRAGRR
- the fliR gene encoding flagellar biosynthetic protein FliR, which codes for MTITTGLNIDLFLLVFLRVTGMMLFNPIFGRTSVPAILKVGFSLLTAFLIVPTLHGVQVQMSGPVNFIVAGLLEFSIGFGIGVLVNQMFGIVAIAGEYIDMQLGLSMAQIYDPSMGASMPVVGSFYNLVLLLVFFAGNAHLSLFAMLADSFHVVAPGAAGITPGAAQFVVNMGGDMLEMGLRMAIPIIAVELICVVAIGLIMRAVPSINIFAFGIQIQAIVGIVVLLVAVPVTVSMCNGLVTFLLEKVAAFIRLLA
- the flhA gene encoding flagellar biosynthesis protein FlhA; protein product: MKWLKSSAVSIGLICVIFLIIIPVPAGVLDFLFMLNLSIGVVILLTALFIKDTLQFSIFPSLLLMTTLFRLALEISATRLILGNSGDAGEVIAAFGSFVIKGNLVVGVVVFLIIVVVQFIVITKGSERVAEVAARFTLDAMPGKQMAIDADLNAGIITEPEARRRRTNIQREADFYGSMDGASKFVKGDATVAILIVIINIVGGVISGLVAGEDIQKVLTTYTQATIGEGLLAQLPALLISVATGLIVTRAASDANISQDLASQLLSRPLVLRITGGVLLFIMFLPGFPAPVLFLEGALFIVLSFVVDRRQKRAAMAPAAAAAAAAVPAADAELKKLQNPENVYQYLEVETIEMEFGYSLIPLVDESQGGTFVDKVVMFRKQFALDTGMVIPSVRMRDNIQLGNNTYVIKIRGEEVARGELLAGSLLIMNPSADTFDVDGVDTVEPAFGLKARWISPEKRSEAELKGYTVIDPAAVMMTHLSEIIRRHAWEMLGRKEVNALLDTVKKNNASLVEELIPNKLTVGELQKVLQNLLRESVPIRDMVGILETLADHAPKIKDADLLSEFARQGLRRTISHRYAPHGELQVITVDPQVEQLINQSVRQTDSGAYLAIEPDKAQAIIDNLTALVGRCGDAGIEPVVLAAPQTRLYLKRLTEQALPDLAVISYNELENDVKLQALGAVAA